One genomic segment of Paenibacillus durus includes these proteins:
- a CDS encoding helix-turn-helix transcriptional regulator, protein MTDRLIRLMRIITLVQAKPGILARELAERCGTSERTIYRDMDALSAMHIPITHMGHGKGYAFIGNFALYPLDWSSEESAAFSQLSDTIDMIKPLMPRGFESAYEKVMAAEYKQKADREEKMENARKEAGSLWQERNGAGPEQFHLIRILNAVLKQISIRADYFDNAQEENGLEIDPYYLVPLENRFHLIGYCHRMKVIRSFHTHDLTNVKLTDKNFSKEPFDLQAFTKQKWSVDGDSLRVVFKVRFSEGVLEEIRRGKSGIVPVKTEQHGKYAYFEVSLERDREFIDWVTNFKEAAEIIEPVHYREVLRYQLEKWLSLYK, encoded by the coding sequence ATGACAGACCGATTAATCCGTCTGATGCGTATTATTACGCTCGTTCAGGCCAAGCCTGGCATTCTGGCGCGCGAGTTGGCTGAACGCTGCGGCACCAGCGAGAGAACGATCTATCGGGATATGGATGCTCTGAGTGCTATGCATATCCCAATTACCCACATGGGACATGGGAAAGGGTATGCTTTCATCGGTAATTTTGCGTTGTACCCCCTGGACTGGTCATCGGAGGAATCGGCCGCATTTTCGCAGCTCAGCGACACTATAGATATGATTAAACCTTTGATGCCCCGCGGCTTTGAGAGTGCTTATGAAAAAGTAATGGCGGCTGAATACAAGCAGAAGGCGGACAGAGAAGAAAAAATGGAGAACGCCAGGAAAGAAGCCGGTTCCCTTTGGCAGGAACGAAACGGCGCCGGGCCGGAACAGTTCCACTTGATCCGAATTCTTAACGCTGTGCTGAAACAAATAAGCATCCGAGCCGATTACTTCGACAATGCTCAGGAGGAGAACGGACTCGAGATTGATCCGTATTACCTGGTTCCTCTGGAAAATCGTTTTCATCTTATCGGATATTGTCATCGTATGAAGGTCATCCGTAGTTTTCACACCCATGATCTGACGAATGTCAAACTGACGGATAAGAACTTTTCCAAAGAACCGTTCGACTTGCAGGCATTCACGAAACAAAAGTGGTCAGTGGATGGGGACAGCCTCCGTGTAGTGTTTAAGGTCAGGTTTTCTGAAGGTGTGCTGGAGGAAATCAGAAGGGGAAAGAGTGGAATTGTCCCCGTAAAAACGGAGCAGCATGGTAAGTACGCCTATTTTGAAGTCTCGCTTGAGCGGGACAGGGAGTTCATTGATTGGGTTACGAACTTTAAAGAAGCAGCGGAAATTATCGAGCCCGTCCATTACAGGGAAGTTTTACGCTATCAACTAGAGAAATGGCTGTCGCTGTATAAATAG
- a CDS encoding discoidin domain-containing protein, translating into MREPGKARPLSIFLKLAGLAILFLLSVSFLGSEETERSDIGMTKFSSAYETASESPAGALIWQLGSRDESAGEFAPSNSSSARSTVSLNSSKPDASVLKKLPSGLDGRNAPELRLSYHLSKIPANGVLFQVSILNAYKSVPQMAVFSNSELSGIIQIAGVAGTGSEYKFRKTYELYIPKEQLQVGDNELKLKAVHSLYASSAEEQYLWWTWDDLKLLSLDSPITEPIHGSYVLTGTMVTNKQFYFDTGATTHLPYIMKWLGVAYSGNIMRTGGASDVKFSRSDLENYYKALKDYNMQAVALYLYTGDIKLNADGSLPESAKKKLTEYFQKYGSYFQYYEVDNEPGLFNRSKAVNLAIAEWLNKEGKQIAPHLQTVAPGWTYWPKYKEDSCEKSQRGGVRQCGDPDGWERDPAQRLEMEKATDLTNGHSYGDSYIAKNGGSFTENLKTFNGSNDGLPKKMLVTEFGTSDTHLDDYHYGAKERTSAAFDRIMRAHIGYADMFVQHAAFFYNYSLFQFKNVSLKNHDPAKTEVYYTKENEDSRVSIMRRLSLAYATHGAPLSYRLLNKSALADKLVYVRAVDTSKLTPLPGTKATSNKVLVNLVNFEDTPQTVSVKVTLPKKTAYEGERFGNGDTYEEARRYVTGLNAGPDLTFTETLAPGEAVQYILQPSSVVQDEAPRDLTATAARGTSVQLNWLEAPGSGYDVLRSEGTGGELKTIAKGVGGTSYIDRALKEGELYSYAVRVTGTALLSDKAQITATGLVPLDRTGWQASDNINQSPKKLSYMIDGDPSTRWDTGANMTSGETIQIDMKFSHMIEAVQLETSRSPYDYPRRYAIYVSEDAVNWELAADGRGKKDVDMYPFPQRKARYVKIVQTGAGGNFWSIHELQIYSRE; encoded by the coding sequence ATGAGAGAACCAGGAAAAGCCCGGCCTTTATCTATATTTTTGAAACTTGCAGGACTTGCCATCTTATTCTTGCTGTCTGTATCGTTTTTGGGTAGTGAGGAGACGGAGAGAAGTGATATTGGAATGACCAAGTTCTCCTCCGCGTATGAGACAGCGTCTGAATCCCCAGCGGGGGCGCTAATCTGGCAGCTCGGCAGCCGTGATGAATCGGCCGGCGAGTTCGCGCCGAGTAATTCTTCAAGCGCGAGAAGTACGGTCAGCCTAAATTCATCGAAGCCGGATGCGTCCGTGCTTAAAAAGTTGCCCTCTGGTCTCGACGGCAGGAACGCGCCCGAACTGCGGCTATCCTACCATTTGAGCAAAATCCCGGCGAACGGGGTTCTGTTCCAGGTGAGCATTCTCAACGCCTATAAGTCGGTTCCGCAGATGGCGGTATTCTCGAACAGCGAGCTGTCGGGGATTATTCAGATCGCGGGCGTCGCGGGAACGGGGAGCGAATACAAATTCCGCAAAACGTATGAACTCTATATCCCGAAGGAACAACTGCAAGTCGGTGACAACGAGCTTAAGCTGAAGGCGGTCCATTCCCTATATGCGTCGAGCGCGGAAGAGCAGTATTTATGGTGGACTTGGGACGATCTGAAATTGTTGTCTTTGGATTCACCGATTACCGAGCCGATTCACGGCAGTTATGTGCTTACGGGTACGATGGTCACCAACAAGCAGTTTTATTTTGATACAGGCGCTACCACTCATCTGCCGTACATTATGAAGTGGCTGGGCGTAGCCTATAGCGGCAATATTATGCGTACGGGCGGCGCCAGCGATGTGAAATTTTCCCGTTCCGATTTGGAGAACTACTATAAAGCGCTTAAGGATTACAATATGCAGGCGGTCGCGCTGTATTTGTACACCGGGGACATTAAGCTAAATGCGGACGGATCACTGCCGGAAAGCGCGAAGAAGAAGCTTACCGAATATTTTCAGAAATACGGCTCTTACTTTCAATATTACGAGGTGGATAATGAGCCGGGGTTGTTTAATCGCTCCAAAGCCGTCAATCTGGCGATAGCCGAATGGCTGAATAAGGAGGGCAAACAAATTGCGCCTCATCTGCAGACGGTTGCTCCCGGCTGGACGTACTGGCCGAAGTACAAGGAGGATTCCTGTGAAAAAAGCCAACGGGGCGGCGTTCGCCAGTGCGGCGATCCCGATGGCTGGGAACGTGATCCGGCGCAGCGGCTGGAGATGGAGAAGGCTACCGATCTTACAAACGGACATTCCTACGGGGATTCTTACATTGCCAAGAACGGCGGCAGCTTTACCGAGAACCTGAAGACGTTCAATGGTTCGAATGACGGCCTCCCCAAAAAAATGCTGGTGACAGAGTTCGGCACCTCCGACACTCATTTGGACGATTATCATTACGGGGCGAAGGAGCGGACGTCAGCCGCATTCGACCGGATCATGAGAGCCCATATTGGATATGCAGATATGTTCGTGCAGCACGCCGCTTTTTTCTACAACTATAGTCTGTTCCAATTCAAGAACGTCAGTCTGAAAAATCATGATCCGGCCAAGACGGAAGTTTATTACACAAAAGAGAACGAGGATTCACGCGTCAGCATCATGCGCAGATTGAGCCTGGCTTATGCCACCCATGGCGCTCCGCTTTCCTACCGTCTGCTTAATAAAAGCGCCCTTGCCGACAAGCTGGTCTATGTCCGGGCCGTGGATACATCCAAGCTGACTCCGCTGCCGGGAACGAAAGCAACCTCAAATAAGGTCCTGGTTAACCTCGTCAACTTCGAGGATACGCCGCAGACCGTCAGTGTCAAGGTTACCCTGCCCAAGAAAACGGCTTACGAGGGTGAACGCTTTGGAAATGGCGATACGTATGAAGAAGCGCGCCGCTACGTGACCGGACTGAACGCGGGACCTGATCTGACCTTCACGGAGACGCTGGCGCCGGGAGAAGCGGTTCAGTATATTCTACAGCCATCTTCTGTGGTGCAGGACGAGGCCCCGCGAGACCTGACGGCCACCGCGGCCAGAGGGACTTCCGTACAGCTCAACTGGCTGGAAGCGCCCGGAAGCGGCTATGATGTGCTTCGTTCAGAGGGGACGGGCGGCGAACTAAAAACGATAGCCAAGGGTGTTGGTGGCACATCATATATCGACCGGGCGCTAAAAGAAGGGGAGTTATACTCCTACGCGGTACGGGTGACGGGCACGGCCCTGCTGTCGGACAAGGCTCAAATTACAGCTACGGGCCTTGTTCCTCTGGACAGGACGGGGTGGCAGGCCTCGGACAATATTAACCAGAGTCCAAAGAAGCTTTCCTACATGATCGACGGAGATCCGAGTACGCGTTGGGATACAGGTGCGAACATGACTTCCGGTGAGACCATTCAGATTGATATGAAGTTTTCGCATATGATCGAAGCGGTTCAACTGGAGACCTCGCGTTCTCCTTACGACTATCCCAGGCGTTATGCCATCTATGTATCGGAGGATGCGGTCAACTGGGAGCTGGCTGCTGACGGCAGGGGGAAAAAGGACGTCGACATGTATCCCTTTCCGCAGAGGAAAGCCAGGTATGTGAAGATCGTCCAAACCGGCGCCGGCGGGAATTTCTGGTCCATCCATGAGCTGCAAATATATTCAAGAGAGTAA
- a CDS encoding sugar phosphate nucleotidyltransferase encodes MKLVLLSGGSGKRLWPLSNDSRSKQFLKVLESPLGEPESMVQRVWRQLEEAGLAESSYLATGRGQVEMIQSQLGTDVKIIIEPERRDTFPAIALTAVYLYSVEGVRPDETVAILPVDPYVEGSFFGSVSQLEQALDDSGANLALIGVVPELPSEKYGYIIPSSADAQENGVMPVSGFLEKPDRLRAEELIGQGALWNCGVFAFRLGYLLDILQQKGLPLTYEELQKQYKLLSSISFDYEVVEREDKIVVQPYDGFWKDLGTWNTLTEEMASNQMGKGVLTEDSSTSCLVNELDIPITVIGAQDLIIAASPDGILVTHKSESPRIKEVLKGTEQRPMYEERRWGHYRVIDYVKYHESNEVLTKRIFIAEGKNISYQYHLKRSEIWTFISGEASIILNEKMHKVKAGDVVRIPEGTKHSILALTDVEFIEVQTGSELVEEDNIRITLDWKDIELHQFIS; translated from the coding sequence ATGAAATTGGTGCTTTTATCTGGCGGTTCGGGAAAACGGCTGTGGCCTCTGTCCAATGATTCACGTTCGAAACAGTTCCTGAAGGTGCTGGAAAGCCCGCTTGGCGAACCTGAATCGATGGTCCAGCGGGTATGGCGGCAGCTGGAAGAAGCGGGACTCGCGGAATCGTCGTATCTGGCGACAGGACGCGGACAGGTGGAAATGATTCAGAGTCAGCTGGGCACCGACGTGAAGATTATTATCGAGCCTGAACGCCGGGACACTTTTCCGGCGATTGCGCTCACGGCCGTCTATCTGTATTCGGTAGAGGGCGTGCGGCCGGATGAGACGGTGGCGATTCTGCCGGTCGATCCTTATGTGGAAGGCTCCTTCTTCGGATCGGTTTCGCAGCTTGAGCAGGCGCTTGACGACAGCGGCGCAAACCTGGCGCTGATCGGCGTCGTACCGGAGCTGCCTTCGGAGAAATACGGCTACATTATCCCTTCGAGCGCTGATGCTCAGGAGAATGGAGTCATGCCGGTGAGCGGTTTCCTTGAGAAGCCGGACCGCCTGCGCGCCGAAGAGCTCATTGGACAGGGCGCTTTGTGGAACTGCGGGGTATTCGCCTTCCGGCTCGGATACCTGCTTGATATTTTGCAGCAAAAAGGCCTGCCGCTGACCTACGAAGAGCTGCAGAAGCAGTACAAGCTGCTCTCTTCGATCAGCTTCGACTATGAAGTGGTTGAACGGGAAGACAAAATCGTTGTTCAGCCGTACGACGGATTCTGGAAGGATCTGGGCACCTGGAATACGCTGACCGAAGAGATGGCGAGCAATCAAATGGGCAAGGGCGTTCTGACCGAGGATTCCTCGACAAGCTGCCTTGTCAACGAGCTTGATATTCCGATCACGGTAATCGGTGCTCAGGACCTGATTATCGCCGCGAGTCCGGACGGTATTCTCGTCACTCACAAATCGGAAAGTCCGCGCATCAAAGAGGTGCTGAAGGGCACGGAACAAAGACCGATGTATGAGGAACGCCGATGGGGCCACTACCGGGTGATCGATTACGTCAAATACCATGAAAGCAATGAAGTGCTGACCAAGCGGATTTTTATTGCCGAAGGAAAAAATATCAGCTATCAGTACCATCTCAAGCGCAGTGAAATCTGGACGTTCATCAGCGGGGAAGCCAGCATCATTCTTAATGAAAAAATGCACAAGGTAAAAGCGGGAGATGTTGTGCGCATACCGGAAGGAACGAAGCACAGCATTCTGGCTCTGACCGATGTGGAGTTTATCGAAGTGCAGACTGGATCGGAGCTGGTGGAAGAGGACAACATCCGCATTACGCTGGATTGGAAGGACATTGAACTGCACCAGTTTATTTCTTGA
- a CDS encoding glycosyl hydrolase → MKVLRMYRLFFVMLSLCLLLTFVLPAGTGSLAIVSAAEAQGSPVNPDASPEAVKLLSYLYSISGTRIITGQHDYLESPDEFNYKLQVTSGRYAALHGYELGAINGQTDGAVTWMRQNIVSSAIKWYKDGGIVAMTYHANLPGTAYNWTNVQKSLSQADFDKYVTPGTTQYNSLITELDKVAVSLKALRDAGVPVLWRPYHEMNGNWFWWGKKNNFAALWNIMYDRFVNVHKLNNLLWVWSPNAPNSWADPYVKTYPGADKVDILAADIYNNDFNQYYYDSLLTLAAGKPIAIGENGQMPDPAMLPKSQSKWVFMMNWGKMLYENNSTTTIKSFMNNGFTLTRDEVITGMASVTVPSPILIQAPLPSLAPSPTPSPSPTPTPSPTPTPSPSPTPTPSPSPTPTPTPTPSPTPTPSPTPTPSPSPTPTPTYQPIGEGSGVNDPNSANLLPLPSATPEPSQPRNGLIGEYFANMQLSGTPALVREESAIDFNWGTGTPDSSVHPDYFSVRWSGKIKPLYTENYSFYTSSDDGIRLWVNGVAVITSWSTQYGVERKGRIDLEAGKLYDIKVEYYDNTGSAKARLMWESPSQIKETVPASAFYLSGSL, encoded by the coding sequence TTGAAAGTTCTTCGTATGTATCGACTGTTCTTTGTTATGCTATCCCTGTGTCTGCTCTTGACATTTGTCCTGCCTGCGGGTACAGGAAGCCTGGCGATTGTTTCGGCTGCGGAGGCTCAGGGGAGCCCGGTCAATCCTGATGCTTCTCCCGAAGCGGTCAAGCTGCTGAGCTACCTGTACTCCATTTCCGGAACCCGCATTATTACCGGCCAGCATGATTATCTGGAAAGTCCGGACGAGTTCAACTACAAGCTTCAAGTAACGAGCGGCAGATATGCAGCCCTACATGGATATGAGCTTGGGGCGATTAACGGCCAAACGGACGGCGCCGTGACCTGGATGCGGCAAAATATCGTCAGCAGCGCCATCAAATGGTATAAGGACGGCGGCATCGTCGCCATGACGTACCACGCAAATCTGCCCGGTACGGCTTATAACTGGACCAATGTGCAAAAATCGCTGTCCCAGGCCGATTTTGACAAGTATGTCACTCCTGGAACTACGCAGTACAACAGCCTGATCACGGAACTCGATAAAGTGGCGGTATCGCTGAAAGCCCTGCGCGATGCTGGGGTTCCCGTGCTGTGGCGCCCGTACCATGAAATGAACGGCAATTGGTTCTGGTGGGGCAAGAAGAACAATTTTGCCGCTCTGTGGAATATTATGTATGACCGCTTTGTTAATGTTCATAAGCTTAACAATCTGCTGTGGGTATGGAGCCCGAACGCGCCGAACAGCTGGGCCGATCCTTACGTCAAGACGTATCCCGGTGCGGATAAGGTGGACATTTTGGCGGCGGACATTTATAACAATGATTTCAATCAGTACTATTATGACAGTCTGCTGACTCTGGCCGCCGGCAAGCCGATTGCCATTGGCGAGAACGGACAAATGCCCGATCCGGCGATGCTGCCCAAATCACAGAGCAAATGGGTCTTTATGATGAACTGGGGCAAAATGCTGTACGAAAACAACAGCACGACTACAATCAAGAGCTTTATGAATAACGGATTCACCTTAACCCGCGATGAGGTTATAACGGGAATGGCTTCCGTAACGGTGCCGAGCCCAATTCTGATACAAGCGCCGTTACCAAGTCTGGCGCCAAGTCCGACACCGTCGCCTAGCCCGACGCCAACGCCGAGTCCAACGCCGACACCATCGCCGAGTCCAACACCGACACCGTCGCCTAGCCCGACGCCGACGCCAACGCCGACACCGAGTCCAACGCCGACGCCGAGTCCAACGCCAACACCATCGCCTAGCCCGACGCCAACGCCGACTTATCAGCCGATAGGAGAAGGTTCGGGGGTGAATGATCCGAACAGCGCGAATCTGCTGCCACTACCTTCGGCCACGCCGGAGCCTTCGCAGCCCCGCAACGGGCTGATTGGCGAATATTTTGCCAATATGCAGCTTTCCGGAACGCCTGCACTGGTAAGAGAAGAATCGGCCATCGATTTTAACTGGGGAACCGGAACACCGGACAGCTCTGTCCACCCTGACTATTTTTCCGTCCGTTGGAGCGGTAAAATCAAGCCTCTCTACACCGAGAACTATTCCTTCTATACTAGTTCGGACGATGGCATTCGGTTATGGGTCAACGGGGTAGCGGTCATTACCAGTTGGTCCACTCAATACGGAGTAGAGCGGAAGGGAAGAATCGACCTGGAAGCCGGCAAACTGTATGACATTAAAGTAGAATATTACGACAATACGGGGAGCGCCAAAGCCCGTCTGATGTGGGAAAGCCCTAGCCAAATTAAGGAAACTGTTCCCGCGAGCGCGTTTTATCTTTCCGGATCGCTTTGA
- a CDS encoding AIM24 family protein, translating into MNAELQDGGNALSGEALTFTLEENEEIHVLHPQQIIAYQGPSSGRADRFMDVKGMYRKRKLIRADMTGPCRFTAALPPGYRVKTVMLDGNDDLLYDFKHLFYYSKGINMQTRVLSVKNMIVTRDVVKVRFSGSGSIGILTEGVVCEAALDPVQPLYVDAGSVIAYPENAVLELTVYGNHLASQHMSYHWKMTGSGPVLFQAGRQNRRFERENHEDGLFKRLLREILPFGGVFIK; encoded by the coding sequence GTGAACGCGGAATTACAGGACGGAGGAAATGCCTTGAGCGGCGAGGCTTTGACTTTCACGCTGGAGGAGAATGAGGAAATTCATGTGCTGCACCCGCAGCAGATAATCGCCTATCAGGGGCCGTCCTCCGGGCGGGCCGACAGATTCATGGATGTAAAGGGAATGTACCGCAAGCGCAAGCTGATCCGGGCGGATATGACCGGTCCTTGCCGGTTCACGGCGGCTCTGCCTCCGGGCTACCGGGTCAAGACGGTTATGCTGGACGGCAATGACGATCTGCTCTATGACTTCAAGCACCTGTTCTATTACAGCAAAGGAATTAACATGCAGACCCGCGTACTTAGCGTGAAGAATATGATCGTGACCCGGGATGTCGTTAAAGTCAGGTTCTCCGGCAGCGGAAGCATCGGCATCCTGACGGAAGGAGTCGTATGCGAAGCCGCTCTGGACCCGGTTCAGCCTTTATATGTTGATGCGGGCAGTGTGATCGCCTACCCCGAGAATGCTGTGCTTGAGCTGACGGTCTACGGCAATCACCTGGCCAGCCAGCATATGAGCTATCACTGGAAAATGACCGGCAGCGGCCCTGTTCTCTTTCAGGCCGGCCGGCAGAACCGGAGATTTGAACGGGAGAATCATGAGGATGGTCTTTTCAAGCGGCTGCTGAGGGAAATCCTTCCCTTCGGCGGCGTATTTATCAAGTAA
- a CDS encoding glycosyl hydrolase has translation MTLKLFRRHRLFVMTVPLILFAALLPWVNADNIPPAAPKTVSPVNSSASAESRNLLEYLANLSGKGLISGQHDYLESPDEFTNKLKKAAGSDAVLHGYELGAINGQSPGMIDRQREAVVKSAINWYESGGIVAMTFHESLPGTSPAWSNVSMSLSQSDFDAYVTPGTAQYDMLIADLDRAAVYLKQLQAAGVPVLWRPYHEMNGDWFWWGKKDNYSALWNIMYDRYVGKHKLNNLLWVWNPNAPNGWADAYAPYYPGADKVDILAADIYNNDFQQTYYDSLLTLADGKPIAIGESGELPDPQVLAKNQSKWVYMMTWGKMLTENNSQQKISSFMNADYTLSKNDFIHMTNKQAEAAGNGLRGDYFNNKDLKGQPLISRTDANLNFIWHDSPPDKDMERNFYSVRWQGRIQTPVTGNYTIKAVSDDGVRVWIGGKLIIDSWMPQNDVAREGSIKLKGDTRYDIKVEYFENKGKADIKLLWKGPDWQEEVIPPNVLFLPK, from the coding sequence ATGACATTGAAATTATTCCGTAGACATCGGCTGTTCGTTATGACTGTGCCTTTGATTCTTTTTGCCGCTTTACTGCCGTGGGTAAACGCCGATAACATCCCCCCGGCAGCCCCAAAAACCGTCTCGCCGGTTAATTCATCCGCTTCAGCCGAATCGCGGAATTTGCTTGAATATCTGGCGAACTTAAGCGGGAAGGGCTTGATCTCCGGCCAGCATGATTACCTGGAAAGCCCGGATGAGTTCACGAACAAGCTGAAGAAGGCTGCCGGAAGCGATGCCGTGCTTCACGGCTACGAGCTCGGAGCGATTAACGGCCAGTCGCCTGGTATGATTGACCGCCAGCGCGAGGCGGTAGTGAAGAGCGCCATCAACTGGTATGAGAGCGGCGGTATTGTAGCCATGACGTTTCATGAGAGCCTTCCCGGCACATCTCCGGCCTGGTCCAATGTGTCTATGAGTTTGAGCCAGAGCGATTTTGACGCCTATGTGACACCCGGCACAGCCCAATATGACATGCTGATTGCCGACCTGGACAGGGCAGCCGTGTATTTGAAGCAGCTGCAGGCCGCCGGAGTTCCTGTATTGTGGAGACCATATCATGAAATGAACGGCGATTGGTTCTGGTGGGGCAAGAAAGATAATTATTCTGCTCTCTGGAACATTATGTACGACCGATATGTGGGTAAACATAAATTAAACAATCTGCTCTGGGTATGGAATCCGAATGCTCCCAACGGGTGGGCCGACGCTTATGCGCCTTATTATCCGGGGGCAGATAAAGTCGATATTCTTGCGGCAGACATTTATAACAACGACTTTCAGCAGACTTATTACGACAGTCTGTTGACGCTGGCGGACGGGAAGCCGATCGCCATTGGGGAAAGCGGGGAGCTGCCCGATCCCCAGGTGCTTGCCAAGAACCAGAGCAAGTGGGTCTATATGATGACTTGGGGCAAAATGCTGACCGAGAACAACAGCCAGCAGAAAATAAGCAGCTTCATGAATGCGGACTATACGTTGTCCAAAAACGATTTTATCCATATGACGAACAAACAGGCTGAAGCCGCCGGAAATGGACTGAGGGGAGATTATTTTAACAATAAAGACCTGAAAGGCCAACCGCTCATAAGCAGAACCGACGCTAATCTCAACTTTATCTGGCATGATTCCCCGCCGGATAAAGACATGGAGAGAAACTTTTATTCCGTGCGCTGGCAAGGCCGTATCCAGACTCCCGTAACGGGTAACTACACCATTAAGGCGGTGTCCGACGACGGAGTGCGGGTATGGATCGGCGGAAAACTCATTATCGACAGCTGGATGCCGCAGAACGATGTTGCCCGGGAAGGAAGCATCAAGCTGAAAGGGGATACCCGTTACGATATCAAAGTGGAGTACTTTGAGAACAAAGGGAAAGCCGATATCAAGCTGCTCTGGAAAGGGCCGGATTGGCAGGAAGAGGTCATTCCCCCCAATGTGCTGTTTCTTCCCAAATGA
- a CDS encoding coiled-coil domain-containing protein, whose protein sequence is MKLKILPSLPRLLPVILLTGTLYTLPAPAAHANIFGDLYRGMEQFSELPDQVNDLQESYHQTVDELERTKNELGQTMDELDNTKNQLEAYHSENTSLQEQNRQLTVMIDELRDERAARESYIHRLKVTSLTGLGLVAGYFILTRVIRLGMRSRSKRGDRLH, encoded by the coding sequence ATGAAATTAAAGATTCTTCCTTCACTGCCGCGTCTGCTGCCCGTGATCCTGCTGACCGGAACCCTCTATACTCTTCCCGCGCCGGCAGCCCATGCGAATATTTTTGGCGACCTATACCGCGGAATGGAGCAATTCTCCGAGCTGCCTGACCAGGTGAATGATCTGCAGGAAAGCTATCATCAGACCGTAGACGAGCTGGAGCGGACGAAGAATGAGCTTGGACAGACTATGGATGAACTGGATAACACCAAAAATCAGCTGGAAGCGTACCACAGCGAGAACACCTCGCTTCAAGAGCAGAATCGGCAGCTTACCGTGATGATCGATGAGCTTAGAGACGAGCGCGCCGCTCGAGAAAGCTATATACACCGTCTTAAAGTGACTTCACTTACAGGCCTCGGACTGGTTGCGGGTTATTTTATTCTCACGAGAGTTATCCGCCTTGGCATGCGAAGCCGCTCGAAGCGGGGGGACAGATTGCATTAA
- a CDS encoding Dps family protein: MSTDLKTQTELHATLNRQTANWTLLGIKLHHYHWFVTGTDFFTLHSQFEEYYDEAAEYVDTVAERLLAIGGKPASTMKEYLSLSSLQEATGGESAKEMVATLVKDYTILAQELSAGITLAEESGDQPTGDLFIGIRTSVEKHIWMLNAYLA, translated from the coding sequence ATGAGTACTGATCTGAAAACTCAAACTGAACTGCATGCCACATTGAATCGTCAAACCGCTAACTGGACACTGCTGGGAATTAAGCTTCATCATTACCACTGGTTTGTTACCGGAACGGATTTCTTCACGCTTCACAGCCAATTCGAAGAGTATTATGACGAAGCTGCTGAATATGTAGATACTGTGGCGGAACGCCTGCTCGCGATCGGCGGCAAACCTGCTTCCACTATGAAAGAATATTTGTCTCTGTCCAGCCTGCAAGAAGCGACAGGCGGCGAGAGCGCCAAGGAAATGGTGGCGACTTTGGTCAAGGACTACACGATTCTCGCGCAAGAGCTGAGCGCCGGCATTACACTGGCTGAAGAGTCCGGCGATCAACCGACAGGCGATCTGTTCATCGGCATCAGAACGAGTGTCGAGAAGCATATCTGGATGCTGAACGCTTACCTCGCATAA